Proteins encoded in a region of the Mucilaginibacter sabulilitoris genome:
- a CDS encoding RagB/SusD family nutrient uptake outer membrane protein yields the protein MFIQSIKSIKTYLLICLLGCIVISCKKLDQVPQDTATGSAVFSNINGLDLYTNSFYNILPDANTVLRGDAMADYSARTSLPDFLRPGVFDARQSSGWSWTDLRNINFFIQNCNNPAVALAQRQNYIGIARFFRAWFYFEKIKRFGDVPWINKPMPVDDASLFNGRDSRTLVIDSVIADLDYATQHITTTDNTRSLITKYVAYAFKSRVCLFEGTFRKYHDEYKLQGTANALLTQAADAAQKVMTEGGFTLNTAGGLDKAYRQLFTTQAPVASEIILASVVDPALAVFNDANWYWTSATYGDRVSLTRTFVNTYLNIDGTSFTGKAGYQTIPFNEEVKGRDMRLQQTIRMGSYKRINGGTPEAAPPVFSYTYTGYQPIKWTLDDVSLDGGTKNTNSMSLIRYAEILLNYAEAKAELGTLSDADWNQTVGAIRRRAGITGNTTNKPVTIDPYLQANYFPAISDPSLLEIRRERGIELVFEGFRFSDLIRWKRGPLMDQVWNGFYVPALDVPMDLNDDGVLDVCFYKVLPATQVKGVTYVNVAETLSGGTPNPQRLTNNTFGELTWLTTVPKKWDDKYYLYPIPETDRLLNPKLGQNPGW from the coding sequence ATGTTTATTCAAAGCATAAAATCAATCAAAACTTATCTGCTGATCTGCCTGCTGGGCTGCATCGTAATAAGTTGCAAAAAACTCGACCAGGTTCCGCAGGATACTGCTACCGGCAGCGCCGTTTTCAGTAATATTAATGGCCTGGATTTGTATACTAATTCATTTTACAATATTTTACCAGATGCCAACACGGTTCTCCGCGGTGATGCAATGGCCGACTACTCGGCAAGAACTTCCCTGCCCGATTTTTTAAGACCGGGTGTTTTTGATGCAAGACAAAGTTCAGGATGGAGCTGGACCGACTTGCGTAACATCAATTTCTTTATTCAAAACTGCAATAACCCTGCTGTAGCACTTGCCCAACGTCAGAATTATATTGGCATTGCACGTTTTTTCAGGGCCTGGTTTTATTTTGAAAAAATAAAACGCTTTGGTGATGTACCATGGATCAACAAACCAATGCCTGTTGATGACGCCTCTTTATTCAACGGCCGCGATTCAAGAACATTGGTTATTGACTCTGTTATAGCCGATTTGGATTATGCTACGCAGCATATCACCACTACAGACAATACCCGCAGCCTCATCACCAAATATGTGGCTTATGCTTTTAAGTCAAGAGTGTGTTTGTTTGAAGGTACATTCAGAAAATATCATGATGAATACAAGCTGCAGGGCACAGCCAACGCCTTACTTACCCAGGCTGCTGATGCTGCCCAAAAGGTGATGACCGAAGGCGGTTTTACCCTCAACACAGCCGGGGGACTTGATAAAGCATACAGGCAACTGTTTACCACCCAGGCGCCGGTAGCCTCAGAAATCATCCTGGCTTCGGTAGTTGATCCTGCCCTGGCGGTATTTAATGATGCCAACTGGTACTGGACAAGCGCTACCTATGGCGACAGGGTAAGTTTAACCCGTACTTTTGTAAATACTTATCTGAATATTGACGGCACTTCGTTTACCGGTAAAGCCGGCTATCAAACCATTCCGTTTAACGAGGAAGTAAAAGGCAGAGATATGCGCCTGCAGCAAACCATCAGAATGGGGAGTTACAAGCGTATCAATGGTGGCACACCAGAAGCTGCCCCTCCTGTATTTTCTTATACCTATACCGGTTATCAGCCTATAAAATGGACGCTTGATGATGTATCTTTAGATGGCGGCACCAAAAATACTAACTCGATGTCACTCATCAGGTATGCTGAAATTTTGCTAAATTACGCCGAAGCCAAGGCCGAACTGGGAACACTTTCTGATGCCGACTGGAACCAAACCGTTGGCGCTATACGCAGAAGGGCGGGCATTACAGGTAATACAACAAATAAACCGGTCACTATTGATCCTTACCTGCAAGCTAACTACTTCCCGGCTATCTCTGATCCTTCATTGTTGGAGATCAGGAGGGAAAGAGGTATTGAACTGGTGTTTGAAGGTTTCAGGTTCAGCGATCTTATCCGCTGGAAACGCGGCCCGTTGATGGACCAGGTTTGGAACGGCTTTTATGTTCCGGCGCTTGATGTGCCAATGGACCTGAATGACGACGGCGTGCTGGATGTATGCTTTTACAAAGTACTACCTGCTACCCAGGTAAAAGGCGTAACTTACGTTAATGTTGCCGAAACCTTAAGTGGCGGCACACCAAACCCTCAAAGGCTAACTAATAATACGTTTGGCGAGTTAACCTGGTTAACCACCGTGCCAAAAAAATGGGACGATAAATATTATTTATATCCTATTCCGGAAACAGACAGGCTGTTAAACCCTAAATTGGGCCAAAACCCGGGATGGTAA
- a CDS encoding endonuclease/exonuclease/phosphatase family protein, with product MKTKSIILLALGVMLSFYTSAQTLIVGTYNLRYANPRDTGNMWVDRAPIVASLIRFHDFDIFGTQEGLLNQLQDINTALPQYERYGLGRDDGKDAGEHSAIFFKKDRFTLLKKGDFWLSQTPEKPSLGWDATCCNRICSWVYLQDKQSKKKFYFFNVHYDHQGVVAREESSKLILERIKTIAGSEPVILTGDFNGSHSSSWYQRVANSGVMIDTYSRVANPYANNASFNGFRRSVPGNEIIDHIFTTKSFSVKRWGILTDSYHGKFPSDHFPVMTEVSL from the coding sequence ATGAAAACAAAATCAATTATACTTTTAGCGCTGGGCGTAATGCTTTCGTTTTATACGAGCGCACAAACCCTTATTGTTGGCACTTATAATTTAAGGTACGCTAACCCACGCGATACCGGGAACATGTGGGTTGACCGCGCCCCTATTGTAGCTTCACTGATCCGTTTCCACGACTTTGATATTTTTGGCACGCAGGAAGGGCTCCTTAACCAATTACAGGACATCAACACTGCTTTGCCTCAGTATGAGCGTTACGGCTTGGGCCGCGATGATGGCAAGGACGCCGGTGAGCACTCTGCTATCTTCTTTAAAAAGGATAGGTTTACCCTACTCAAAAAGGGCGATTTCTGGCTGTCTCAAACACCCGAAAAACCGTCATTGGGATGGGATGCTACCTGTTGCAACCGTATATGCTCATGGGTATACCTGCAGGACAAGCAATCTAAAAAGAAGTTCTATTTCTTTAATGTGCACTACGACCATCAGGGCGTAGTAGCACGCGAAGAAAGCAGCAAACTGATTTTAGAGCGCATAAAAACTATTGCCGGTAGTGAGCCCGTAATATTAACCGGCGACTTTAATGGTTCGCACAGCAGCAGCTGGTACCAAAGGGTGGCAAATTCAGGAGTAATGATAGATACTTACAGCAGGGTTGCTAATCCGTACGCTAACAATGCCTCATTCAACGGGTTCAGAAGATCGGTTCCCGGTAACGAGATTATTGACCATATTTTTACTACCAAAAGCTTTTCTGTAAAACGCTGGGGCATTTTAACAGACAGTTATCACGGCAAATTCCCGTCAGACCATTTCCCGGTGATGACCGAGGTTAGCCTGTAA
- the soxC gene encoding sulfite dehydrogenase — MEKTEPDKEAEKTLINKKISRRFLLGGAATTAIVAMQSSLGKWIQVAAQQPVLKLDDPTKRIGPGPGAVGKRSAFEHPVRIKSDTSSRTPLQDLYSSLTPSDLHYERHHAGVPVIDPDKYELLIHGMVGKPMVFKLHDLKRFPSVTRTCFLECSGNFRSGKETMTPQEICGLTSQSEWTGVMLSTLFREVGVEPKATWFLAEGSDAAVMTRSIPVKKGFDDAMIVYAQNGEAIRPEQGYPARLLLPGWEGNTCIKWIRRIELSDESFMTREETSKYTYPVKDRIRQFSFEMDARSIITYPAYPNQLERGWVEIRGIAWSGRGKVIRVEVSTDAGKTWNTTRLQEPVLDKAHTYFRHLWQWTGDETEIMSRAIDETNYTQPTLRQLLDARGTEMSGYHMNPITAWQIKRDGKVLFKPESWK; from the coding sequence ATGGAAAAGACGGAACCGGATAAAGAAGCGGAAAAAACGCTTATCAATAAAAAAATAAGCCGCAGGTTTTTGCTGGGAGGGGCCGCTACCACAGCCATAGTTGCCATGCAATCGTCATTAGGTAAATGGATACAAGTAGCCGCGCAGCAGCCGGTTTTGAAACTTGATGACCCTACCAAACGAATAGGGCCGGGGCCGGGTGCGGTAGGTAAGCGGTCGGCATTTGAGCATCCGGTACGTATTAAGTCTGATACCTCATCGCGGACACCGCTGCAGGATCTGTATAGTTCGCTAACACCATCCGATCTGCATTATGAACGGCACCATGCCGGTGTACCTGTTATTGATCCTGATAAATACGAATTGCTGATACACGGTATGGTGGGCAAACCCATGGTATTTAAACTGCACGATCTGAAAAGGTTTCCGTCGGTAACCCGTACCTGCTTTTTAGAATGTTCGGGCAATTTTCGTTCGGGAAAAGAAACCATGACACCACAGGAAATATGCGGTTTAACCAGCCAAAGCGAGTGGACTGGTGTAATGCTCTCCACCCTGTTCAGGGAAGTGGGCGTTGAGCCCAAGGCTACCTGGTTTTTGGCGGAGGGATCAGACGCCGCCGTCATGACCCGTAGCATACCGGTAAAAAAAGGCTTTGATGATGCCATGATCGTTTACGCTCAAAATGGCGAAGCTATCCGCCCTGAACAGGGTTATCCCGCCCGCTTGCTTTTACCGGGCTGGGAAGGCAATACCTGTATCAAATGGATCAGAAGAATTGAATTATCAGACGAGTCGTTCATGACCCGCGAGGAAACATCAAAATATACTTATCCGGTAAAGGATAGGATAAGGCAGTTCAGTTTTGAGATGGATGCCCGGTCGATTATCACTTATCCGGCCTACCCTAACCAATTGGAGAGGGGCTGGGTGGAGATCAGGGGTATAGCATGGTCGGGCAGGGGAAAGGTAATACGGGTGGAGGTAAGTACAGATGCCGGTAAAACCTGGAACACCACACGCTTACAGGAGCCCGTACTGGATAAGGCGCATACCTATTTCAGGCATCTGTGGCAATGGACAGGCGACGAAACCGAGATCATGAGCCGCGCCATTGACGAAACCAATTATACTCAGCCAACCCTACGGCAATTGCTTGATGCCCGCGGTACTGAAATGAGTGGCTATCATATGAACCCTATAACCGCCTGGCAAATAAAACGCGACGGCAAGGTTTTATTTAAACCAGAAAGCTGGAAGTAA
- a CDS encoding c-type cytochrome — translation MPKPFNIGNKYTAIITGSLLILVLGAYSYNAGAGKPAPAFNADTAQWPASFGFGREATPQQIAALDIDVRPDGLGLPTGSGTVIQGKAIYLTKCIACHGSAEKVAPGVKLPAPVLVSDSASKTKAIGNYWPYASTVFDYIRRSMPYNLPGSLTDNEVYSVTAYLLNANKIIKADEVLNAQTLPKIAMPAQKLFITDDRKGGPEVR, via the coding sequence ATGCCAAAGCCATTTAACATCGGTAATAAATATACGGCCATTATAACAGGCTCATTGCTGATTTTAGTGCTTGGCGCTTACAGCTATAATGCAGGAGCAGGGAAACCGGCTCCTGCATTTAATGCTGATACTGCACAATGGCCGGCCTCATTTGGTTTTGGCCGGGAGGCCACCCCGCAGCAAATTGCCGCCCTTGATATTGATGTACGGCCCGACGGGCTTGGATTACCTACAGGTTCGGGTACGGTAATACAGGGAAAAGCTATTTATTTAACAAAGTGCATAGCCTGCCATGGCTCTGCTGAAAAGGTTGCACCGGGAGTAAAATTACCTGCACCCGTTTTGGTGAGCGATAGTGCGTCAAAAACCAAAGCCATAGGTAATTATTGGCCCTATGCAAGTACCGTATTTGATTATATACGCCGCTCTATGCCTTATAACTTGCCCGGCTCATTAACCGATAATGAAGTGTACAGTGTAACAGCCTACCTGCTGAACGCCAATAAAATTATTAAAGCAGATGAGGTGCTGAATGCCCAAACCTTACCCAAAATAGCAATGCCCGCTCAAAAATTATTTATAACCGACGACCGTAAAGGCGGCCCCGAAGTAAGATGA
- a CDS encoding YeiH family protein has product MSSSKKLTLHEDWAVVILGSLIILLSIGGIILSVPVFSWSSTDQLFANVFNAGNLALIGIQFLFVFVIAALGALIMGKPIKSFAIMFPAVYVLTIIALVIAGNKQVKYYGLEAVIFSLAIGLVIGNFFKLPDWFKAALSTELYVKIGLVLLGTSVIFSDILKAGSLGLIQALLVVTSVWYFAYWVCKKLKVDDEIAMMISSAVSICGVSAAIATAGAIKGDSKKLSYVISMVLITAVPMMIFMPMIAHYFKFSQEVTGAWLGGSIDTTGAVVASGSLVGDIALKISTIVKFSQNVLLGLAAFVISIYWTYTKHPAGSDPDKKPTLKVIWERFPKFVLGFIGASLLFSFVISPETGAHIKDSLKNLQGLWFALAFTSIGLETNFKELFGQNSKKPLYAFLIAQTFNIFITLVIAFILF; this is encoded by the coding sequence ATGTCATCCTCTAAAAAATTAACCTTACACGAAGACTGGGCTGTTGTTATTCTCGGATCGCTGATTATCCTGTTAAGTATCGGCGGTATAATACTTTCTGTCCCGGTGTTTAGCTGGAGCAGTACCGACCAGCTTTTTGCCAATGTTTTTAATGCCGGCAACCTGGCGCTTATCGGTATTCAGTTTTTGTTTGTTTTTGTTATAGCCGCGCTTGGGGCTTTAATTATGGGCAAGCCCATTAAAAGCTTTGCAATAATGTTTCCTGCGGTTTATGTGTTAACTATTATCGCGCTCGTAATTGCAGGTAACAAACAGGTAAAATATTACGGTCTCGAAGCAGTGATATTCAGTTTGGCAATAGGCCTTGTGATCGGCAATTTCTTTAAGCTGCCCGATTGGTTTAAAGCGGCATTATCAACCGAGTTATACGTTAAAATAGGTTTGGTACTGCTGGGTACCAGTGTTATTTTTTCTGATATATTAAAGGCCGGTTCCTTAGGTTTGATCCAGGCTTTACTGGTTGTTACGTCCGTATGGTATTTTGCCTATTGGGTTTGTAAAAAGCTCAAGGTAGACGATGAAATAGCCATGATGATATCGAGCGCGGTATCTATCTGCGGGGTATCGGCGGCCATAGCTACTGCGGGTGCCATCAAAGGCGATTCTAAAAAGCTGTCCTACGTTATATCTATGGTCCTGATCACTGCAGTACCCATGATGATATTTATGCCGATGATCGCGCATTACTTTAAGTTTTCGCAAGAAGTAACCGGCGCCTGGCTTGGCGGCAGTATCGATACCACGGGAGCGGTTGTTGCTTCGGGCTCGCTGGTTGGCGATATAGCCCTGAAAATAAGTACCATTGTTAAGTTCTCGCAAAACGTACTTTTAGGATTGGCCGCTTTTGTGATCTCTATTTATTGGACCTACACCAAGCACCCTGCCGGCAGCGATCCTGATAAAAAACCTACACTGAAGGTGATATGGGAGCGCTTCCCCAAGTTTGTACTGGGTTTTATTGGTGCATCGTTATTGTTCTCCTTTGTTATTTCGCCCGAAACAGGCGCCCATATCAAAGATAGTTTAAAGAACCTGCAAGGCCTGTGGTTCGCGCTGGCTTTTACCAGTATTGGTTTAGAAACCAACTTTAAAGAGTTGTTTGGCCAGAACAGCAAAAAGCCGTTATACGCATTCCTGATTGCGCAAACCTTTAATATTTTTATTACGCTGGTAATTGCATTTATTTTATTCTGA
- a CDS encoding DoxX family protein, translating into MSALKGSLPNDEWKGYEKWAFRIFAIYFFIQAVPLDWKYYRNLFSINWLHLRFSDIFYISRYTPQILANNSSTRWGLNTYADWLVILAIALIGTVIWSFRYKDTNYNKLYYWIRVIVRYRLAIGIIAYGFIKFFPLQSPYPSLSNLNTHYGEFSRWKLFSLSLGIVPNYEAFLGLVEILAGSLLLFRKTSTIGALMVVIFTGNVFMSNLAYEGGEAPYSLYLIVLGLFLLAFDAIRLFVLIGLERPVEPNGFKIVLSQKWQRNRLILKTLFIFFFVFLYGYKTWSAYHHEIYQFPQTVGLKNASGLYDVAEFKVNSTTLPYSVTDTNRWKNVVFEKWATLSIGTNKPLKIDSAVTEEINDRDADRSYEEAGSVGRRYYSYQIDEAKQQLILQNKNHNYPDDKLVLHYTRPDDSKLVLTGVEGRDTVYAVLNKIDKKYLLQEAAGGRNKAIKL; encoded by the coding sequence ATGAGTGCATTAAAAGGATCATTACCAAATGATGAATGGAAAGGATACGAAAAGTGGGCTTTTCGCATCTTCGCCATTTATTTCTTTATCCAGGCGGTACCGCTTGATTGGAAGTATTACCGCAACCTGTTCTCTATAAACTGGTTGCACCTGCGGTTTAGCGATATATTTTACATCAGCCGTTACACGCCGCAGATCCTGGCCAATAATTCGTCAACAAGATGGGGGCTAAACACCTATGCCGACTGGCTGGTGATACTGGCCATAGCCCTAATCGGGACTGTTATCTGGAGTTTCAGGTATAAAGACACAAATTACAATAAGCTTTATTACTGGATACGGGTTATCGTACGTTACCGCCTGGCCATTGGCATTATAGCTTATGGCTTCATTAAGTTTTTTCCGTTGCAATCGCCATATCCATCGTTAAGTAACCTTAACACGCATTATGGGGAGTTCAGCCGATGGAAGTTGTTTTCGCTGAGCCTTGGTATAGTTCCTAATTACGAGGCGTTCCTGGGGCTGGTGGAGATACTGGCCGGTTCACTGTTGCTTTTCCGTAAAACGTCAACCATCGGCGCGCTGATGGTAGTGATATTTACCGGTAACGTATTCATGTCGAACCTGGCTTATGAAGGCGGCGAAGCACCCTATAGTCTTTATCTGATTGTGCTTGGTCTGTTTTTGCTGGCATTTGACGCCATCAGGTTGTTTGTACTCATTGGATTGGAAAGACCTGTTGAGCCTAACGGTTTTAAAATAGTGCTTTCGCAAAAATGGCAGCGGAACAGGTTGATCTTAAAAACGCTGTTCATCTTCTTTTTTGTGTTTTTATATGGCTATAAAACCTGGTCGGCTTATCATCATGAGATTTACCAGTTTCCGCAAACAGTGGGTTTAAAAAACGCCAGCGGGTTGTATGATGTGGCTGAGTTTAAAGTAAACAGCACCACACTGCCATACTCGGTAACTGATACTAACCGCTGGAAGAACGTGGTCTTTGAAAAATGGGCCACCCTGAGCATAGGCACCAATAAGCCTCTTAAAATTGATTCGGCCGTTACCGAGGAAATCAATGATCGTGATGCTGACAGAAGCTATGAGGAAGCAGGGTCCGTCGGTCGCCGGTATTATAGTTATCAAATAGATGAAGCTAAGCAACAGCTTATCCTTCAAAACAAAAATCATAATTATCCTGATGATAAACTGGTACTGCATTACACCCGTCCGGACGATTCAAAGCTGGTTTTAACCGGGGTTGAAGGCCGCGACACAGTTTACGCGGTGTTAAACAAAATTGATAAGAAATACCTGTTACAGGAAGCAGCCGGAGGCCGAAACAAAGCCATTAAACTCTGA
- a CDS encoding cyanophycinase has product MKKIINLFLAVFVFSAANVFAQNATNPVGPDKGSLVIVGGGNVGPEIWARFVELAGGANANIIYVPTAGDDSTVVKNDKTVKKLQELGVKNVTTLHTRDPKVANTEKFVEPIRKATGVWFEGGRQWKIADAYLGTLTQKEFNALLNRGGVIGGTSAGATIQGSYLFRGDTKGNTVLVGDHTQGLDFIHNVAIDQHILKRNRQFDLLSFIKTRPDLLGIGIDESTAIVVHQNTFEVIGASYVGIYDANNFAGSVKNPSSDSGNNGPFYYLKKGEKFDLLNRKAILPKPASTKTASN; this is encoded by the coding sequence ATGAAAAAGATCATCAATTTGTTTTTAGCCGTGTTTGTTTTCAGCGCCGCTAATGTATTTGCTCAAAACGCGACAAACCCCGTAGGACCCGATAAAGGCTCGCTGGTTATTGTTGGCGGCGGTAATGTTGGTCCGGAGATATGGGCCCGCTTTGTTGAACTGGCCGGTGGCGCCAACGCCAATATTATTTATGTACCTACAGCAGGCGACGATTCTACCGTCGTAAAAAACGACAAGACCGTTAAAAAGTTGCAGGAGCTTGGCGTTAAGAATGTAACCACCCTGCACACCCGCGACCCTAAAGTGGCCAATACTGAAAAGTTTGTGGAACCTATCCGCAAGGCTACCGGTGTTTGGTTTGAAGGGGGCCGCCAATGGAAAATTGCCGACGCTTACCTGGGCACGCTTACACAAAAAGAGTTTAATGCGCTGCTTAACCGTGGCGGCGTAATTGGCGGTACTTCTGCCGGGGCTACCATTCAGGGTTCATACCTGTTCCGCGGAGACACCAAAGGCAATACTGTGCTGGTAGGCGACCATACACAGGGACTCGATTTTATACATAACGTAGCTATTGATCAGCATATCCTGAAACGTAACCGCCAGTTTGATCTGCTGAGCTTTATCAAAACCCGTCCCGACCTGTTGGGTATCGGTATTGACGAAAGCACCGCCATTGTGGTTCATCAAAATACTTTTGAGGTGATAGGAGCATCTTATGTAGGTATTTATGATGCCAACAACTTTGCAGGATCGGTTAAAAATCCGTCGAGCGATTCGGGCAATAACGGGCCGTTCTACTACCTCAAAAAAGGTGAGAAGTTCGACCTGCTGAACAGAAAAGCGATACTCCCTAAACCGGCATCAACCAAAACAGCAAGCAATTAA
- a CDS encoding RagB/SusD family nutrient uptake outer membrane protein: MKRLLYILPLFVIFSSCKKFLDVQPQQQVDESLAITDAGSAGTAVNGLYNTLGSNNYYGSNFPAISYLYGSDVVWTGSQAAPQEISAHKTTAYNGYISSAWGGIYKTILSANYILEAVPKVTDPLFTAATKNQYLGEAYATRALSYFDLARGWGGVQLILTPTHNPSDHAGIKRSTLADTYAQVLKDLEAAEGLLPATTNRNRFTQKTIWALKARFYLYNKQWALAEQYATKIISDNANYNLLKPYSAFFTGNIATSESVFEIAYSTSFKNNHSTWFLPPALGGRREWAPSSTLVSLLNDPNVGGGRSSLIAQTAPPGNLWYGKLYYRTPLGVDPAYIIRVAELYLIRSEARAEQNNLSGALEDLNAVRDRSGVAASKAATQGDILLAIEAERQVEFPFETDRWFNLVRTNRVAAVLGITDATKYLFPIPASELLADPDLTPNPGY, from the coding sequence ATGAAAAGACTACTATATATACTCCCGCTTTTTGTGATATTTTCCTCGTGCAAAAAGTTTCTTGATGTTCAGCCGCAGCAGCAGGTTGATGAATCACTGGCCATAACTGATGCAGGCAGCGCCGGTACCGCAGTTAACGGCTTGTACAACACCCTGGGCTCAAATAATTATTACGGATCGAATTTTCCTGCCATCTCTTACCTGTATGGGAGTGATGTGGTATGGACGGGTTCGCAAGCGGCCCCACAGGAAATATCAGCCCATAAAACAACTGCTTATAACGGATATATCAGCTCGGCGTGGGGTGGCATTTATAAAACTATTTTATCTGCCAATTATATTTTGGAGGCCGTTCCAAAAGTTACCGACCCACTGTTCACAGCAGCTACCAAAAATCAATATCTGGGCGAGGCTTATGCGACAAGGGCGTTGTCGTACTTTGATCTTGCACGGGGATGGGGTGGTGTACAGCTTATTCTAACACCAACACATAACCCGTCGGACCATGCCGGTATTAAACGCAGCACCCTGGCCGATACCTATGCCCAGGTTTTAAAAGATCTTGAAGCAGCCGAAGGTTTGTTGCCTGCTACAACCAATCGCAACCGTTTTACTCAAAAAACAATTTGGGCGCTAAAAGCAAGGTTTTACCTGTACAACAAGCAATGGGCGCTGGCAGAACAATATGCAACCAAGATCATCAGCGATAATGCTAATTATAACCTGCTGAAACCTTACAGCGCATTTTTTACCGGTAACATAGCCACTTCTGAGTCGGTATTTGAAATTGCTTACAGCACCTCGTTTAAAAACAACCATAGTACCTGGTTTTTACCACCGGCTTTGGGCGGCCGGAGGGAGTGGGCGCCGTCAAGCACCCTGGTATCGTTGTTAAACGACCCTAACGTTGGCGGTGGCCGCAGTTCGTTAATTGCGCAAACAGCGCCTCCGGGCAACTTATGGTATGGTAAATTATATTATCGCACACCGCTGGGTGTCGATCCGGCCTATATTATACGGGTGGCCGAGCTTTACCTCATCCGTTCTGAGGCCCGTGCCGAGCAAAACAACCTGAGCGGGGCCCTCGAAGATTTGAACGCGGTACGTGACCGTTCCGGTGTAGCGGCGTCAAAAGCCGCCACGCAAGGCGATATCCTGCTGGCCATCGAAGCCGAAAGGCAGGTGGAGTTTCCTTTTGAAACCGACCGTTGGTTTAACCTGGTACGCACCAACCGAGTAGCGGCAGTGCTGGGTATTACCGATGCAACTAAATACTTATTCCCGATACCGGCAAGCGAGTTACTGGCCGACCCTGATCTGACACCTAACCCAGGATATTAA